TGTTGTCATCCCTTTTTAAGAATTCTGAACTATAGTGTCAAAACTCTCCAACTGAATGCTTCCACTCATTAAACAGCTTTCATGGAGAAGTCCCTGGAAGACTGCCCTCATTTTCCTACCACTCTCTGAattcccagagcccagcacaatGCAAGGCTGGCTTAGTTTTTACTGCTACAGGATAATGTCATTTAACAGATGCTGTCCATGCAAATCAGAGACATTTATAACCAGAGGAACAATTCACACAGAACATGCAGAGAAATGTGGCCCACCTGCACAAAAGCATTGTTCTTCCAGAAACATCTCACTGTATTTGATTCTGGATATATACAATGACCCTGTATGATTCTGCTACATTCTAGCAGAGATTTACTATCACTGACATCTTATTAGTACAGCTTTTAAACACTGTTCTTGATGCTATTCTGTTTAGTCACAAAATACAGTTTGGGCTTAGGactttttttccataaaaggAATTGTCAAACAAGTCATGTTTTTCTCAGCTGTGGTGTACTCTGGCACTGAAGTGCTTGCAGAAGAAAATCATTAGTTGTTTAATACTAATTTGGTCATCACTGTCACAGGTCTataaaagtctcttttctttgcattgtcATGCTTACCTTAACCACCCTCTTGTCCTGAGTTCTGTTCACCTAGATCTCTACCATAATCACCTCTTTGCCTTCCTTGTGCTTGCCCCATTTGCACACCTACAAGTCTGGTGATCTGCATGCTTTTAATTACCTAATAAATGCTCCTGACATACAAATTTACAGCAAAAAGATACCttttcaaatataattttaggAGAACTAAGATGGTTTTTAACAACACAACAACAAAGACTTTAGCACACAGAGGTTTCTGCTGAACTTGTACTTTAGCCTGGTTACACAGAGACCAATGAGATAAACACCATGGGCCCTTGCAAAACAAGCCCTAACAGTTCACAATTATTATGATTTACTCCTATGAGAACACATAAGTCAGAAAGGGACCaaaatttcttccttgttttaGGGGCAGTTGGTTTGCAATAGCTCAGTGAGAGCTCTTATAGCAGTGATGAAATTGTGAGCcttaaacacaaagaaaaatccaaagtCGTGGATGAACAACAGACAGTTTTAGACAAAATAGCTATTTCTCCTCACCCAAAATTTAAAAGACTAAAAATTCTACCTTTCATTCCTGTTGTCCATCTCTCACCTAATTTTATCCAGTTACTTTTTTCTGCATCCAGCACAATCCTCTCCCTAAGAATGGATCAGAGGCCAATCCCTTTGTTTATCCGTTGTGTATTCAGTGTTGCACTAAACAACCTTCCCTACACTGCATGGCAGAagtgcacacagagcagcactgaacaCCAGGCAGGGACCAGAAAGGAAGGGATGAGTCTCCAGATTGGTCACAGAAGTGCTCCCTCAGCACCATCAAACAGCACACACGTAACAGAACGGGTTCAGCAGTTGTTTTACCGGATATCGAACGCCTTGACGTAGGGATTAACGCTGGCAACGCGGATGGTCAGGAACTGCACGGGCACGTTGGAGTCTGGGGTGAGCTCGTGCTGTCTGGAGTCTGTCACCGTCAAGTGaatgtcctgctgctgggcaaCATGTAAACAGTAGGTGGTCACTTTAATCACCCACGTGTCCGTGACAATCACCCTGGCTCCTGGCGCTCCCGTAGCAAATTTGTCGATTCTCCTGAATTCTGTGTTGATGGAAGAAGCCACTGCCCTCCAGCCTGACTGTGGGAGGGCATGAACAGCGAGTGTCCGGGCTAGTGGATGATTATTCCAACCTTTCCGTGACCAGTAATATGCCAGGGCACTGGTGATTGCTGGCAGGAGAACggcaaagaagaagaaagtttTCCACTCTTTTGAAGCCAGGTAGAAAAAACAAAGATGTTTTTCAGGTGCAGCAAAGCACATACCAAGGTAATaacctgaaaaggaaaaaaaacccccttaCTTTCAGAAAACAATTAAGCACCTGCAAAAGCAGATACCCCATAACCATATGGTTATCTAACCAGTGAGCTCACCTCCAAGAGAGGTATTGTATTTCTGGATGACTTCAAATTCAAGCCTCTTGTCTCAAGCAAGGTGAGATAAATTCTTAGGCATCAGTGATTTTTATCAGAATTACATACCTAAAGGAAAGTGATCTGAATTCGGTTGTTGAATAAAATTACCTGCAAGATGCTACTAAGTTTTAGGAGAATTATATGGCTAAAGGAAGTCAATTTGCATTCCTTGgttaatcacagaatcacagaagatGATGCACTGGAAGGAACTCACAAGGGCCATCAAGTCCAACActgagccctgcacaggacaccccagagtcaccccctgtgccccagagcattgtccaaacactccctgagctctgccaggctggtgctgtgcccacggccctggggagcctgggcagggcccagccaccctctggggcagaaccttttcctgatatcccacacaaacctcccctggcacagcttcaggccgttccctcagtgctggcacTGTCACTACAGAGCAGGGATCAGCGTCTGTCCCTCCCGTTCCCCTCAGGAGGAATTTGTGACTGCACTGGGgtctcctctctgcccctccaggctgaacagccccagtgccctcagcctctcctcacacgGCTTCCCCTCAGGGCCCTTCACCCTCCCCGTGCCCTCCTTCGGGCACTCTCTGACAGTTTGATGTTTTTGTTGCcttgtggcacccagagctgccccagcactggaggtgaggccgccccagccccagcagagcgGGACAATCCCTGCCTTGCCCGGCCGGCCGTGCTGGGCCtgatgtccccagcacagggctgtccctcctggctgccagggccctgctggctcaCCTTCAGCTttcccctgcccagagccccaggtccctttccctggcactgccctccaGCCCCGCACTCCCGAGTCCGTACTCAAACCCCAATTCCTTTGTGAGTGCATGTGCAGCGGTGCAGCCCGCTGGTTACAAAGCTCGGGGCGCTCACTCCAGGGGAGCCGGGGCACACTCACCgaggggcagcagggagtgCGCCAGCAGCGTGCCGGTGCTGCGCCGCAGGTGGTACTGCACGAAGGCCGCGTCCTCGCTGCCCAGCCAGGCGGACAGCAGGCTCTGCACCGTCAGCCCCGCCGAGCGCACCTCGTCGGGCGGGAACACGAAGCACACGGCGAACACCAGGTAGGCCAGCGTGAAGGTCACTGCGGGGCTCTCCATGCTGCGCCCCGTGGGGCGCCGGGGTCCCCGGGAGCGGTGGTTCCCGCCGCAGCCCCGGATGCTCCAGCGGGGAGCGGTGCTTCCCGCCGCTCCAGCGGCAGCTCCCCCCGCAGCCCCGGATGCTCCAGCGGTGGTTCCCCGGCAGCCCCGGATGCTCCAGCGGTGGTTCCCCCGCAGCCCCGGATGCTCCAGCGGCAGCTCCCCCCGCTCCAGCGGCAGTTCCCGCCGCACCCCCGGATGCGCGGCGCGGGCGCTGCCGGGCCGGCAGGGCCGCCGGGGCGGGACCCGCCTCTCCTCGCACGGATGGTCCCCGCCCCTCCCTCCGTCTCCTCCCGCCCCTCCGCGCCTGCCCGGCCGCCAGCCCCGAGCCACGTCCCCGTtccggccggggccgggctgagcccgcACCCCGCGCccgcccagcccagcccggcccgacCCGGCCCGGCCGGGTCGCGCAGCCCCTGCCCGTGGCCCCAAGCACTGTCCGTGCTCGAGGTCATGCTCCACAGGCCTGGCAGAGGGAACTGATTCCAGTTCTTTATGAATGTAAAAGAGCTCTGCTGGATGAGGGCAGCGTCTTTCTGAAGCAGGGAAACGACCTGTTTTATTTAAGCGTCGGGAAAAGcttctctttgcttttccttgtgTATTTTATGTaatgttttctaatattttctaaTAAGACAGGGATGTAGCATCTTAAAATGCCTTAAAGGGAGGTGTGTTTCAAGGTATCTTCGTACACCCCCACACAGTAAAGGGAGAAGCCTGACAGGAATGTCTTGTTACTATTGAAGTAAAAACAATAGCCAATAACCACAAGATTTGCTGTTTCTTACAGAATGTAGGAAGCGCCCTGCACACACCCTGTTATAACCACAAACTTCCATATTTCTCTCTTTTAGAGAAAGAGAAGATTGTATAACTggaaaagcacagcacagaaaacagcatgTGATGTTACATGCTACTAATGATGGAAAACCAAGTCAATAGTAAATGCCACCCATGGAGTGTGACATTCTAATGCTGGCAGATGGCTGATGTGCTACTGCTGTGATGGAGATCGGGAATTCATGGTGGTTTAGTGACTCTTGAGGATGGTTACATCAGTAAAATCATGCTTGGATTCTGTGCATCTTACTTCATTCTAAAAGACATCCTTGTTAACAACTTTATTGTTCTAACAATCACTTAGTTGTTGCTGTCTGATGACTCAACAGTAAGGACTGTTTTAATGTGCTAAATAGACTGTGAAGTCCAGTAATAAAAAACGGCttgttgaagcagcaagcttTCTTTCTGTGATTTCATGCAAAAGAATGAAGCACAACAGCCGAGACTGCAGAATCATAGAAACgtttgtgttggaaggaaccttaaaacTTATCTCATTCCTACCCGCcatcatgggcagggacactttccactagcccaggttgctcagcGCCCCATCCAGCGCGGCCCTGAACGCTGCCGGGGGTAGGGCAGCCTCCGGTGCGGGTCTGTccgtggggacacggggacgacACGGTTCAGCCAGCGGGGCTTGTCCCGGGCGGAGCCGCTCTGCCTGCACCGTCCCGCTCTGCCCGCACCGCCTCGCTCTGCCCCGCGCGGGGGCGGGCTCGGACTCGGGGGGACGCAACGGTCACGCGTGGcgctggccccgccccctcccgcAGGACGCTCTTCTGATTGGCGGGCACGCCCCCAACGCCGCTCCCTCATTGGCGGGCCGGGGCTTCCGTTGGGTTTGAAATCgtgaggcggcggcggaggggCTGCAGTTGGTGTTGCGTGTCCTCTCAGCTGGGCGTCCTCAGGGCTCGTCCCGGGATCTGCCGGCAGGTACGGGGAGCTTGGGGACCCCGCTGTGAGGTGGTGTGAGGCTGGGGCGAAGTGTTTGGGCTTCCCTTTGTGAGATTGGGCGCTGCAATCTCGGTGAGCCCTCTGTGAGGGAGGGGGAGGGACAGGCCCGGGGAAGTTCGGGCTCTGTAAGCGCTTtggagctgggaggggctgtgtCGGGATTCATTGTGAGATTGGAGGGCTCGGGGACCGCTCTGGGAGCTTGGGGTGTTATAGGGGTGAGCTGTGGGGCCCCTTTGGGAGCTTGGCGTTGGGGGAGGGTTCAGGGGCCTTTCTGTGACCCTGCAGTGCCGGGGTTGTTCTGTGAGTTTGGAGGAAGGCTTGGTGGCCCCTCTGATGTTGGGATGGTTCGAATTTTTGGGGGGGCTGGCTGAGGGCCCCTCAGTGAGCTTGAGGTGTTTGGGGAGTTTAGCGACTCCTTTGTGAAATTCACGCTTGAGTGCTGTGGGACCGGGGCTATCCCCTTTTCTAGGGGTGTctggggcagctctgagagCTTCAGATTAAGATATTTGAGGGTTATTTCTGTCAATTTAAGGATGAAGTCAGGAACTTGGGGGTAATGGGTGGAGCTCAGGTGCTCTGCCCCACTGAAGTGGGGGGCGAGGTGAGGATTTTGGGAGCatctctgtgtgtttgcaggaTTGATGGGGAGCCCGGGTTGAGTCAGGAATAAAGAGGGACCGAGGCAGGGTTGGGtctgggtttttggggtttttttttttgagtttgttgttttgatttaaAACATGTCTTGGTGCCatgatgggcagggatggacctgctgctcctcccctgcagtCAGGAGAAGGTGATTATGAGAGAGTTGCTTCTCAGGAGAGTGTTTGTTTGTTCTGAAGTGAGATATTTGCactgaaataaatacatatatatacagcAGTCAGCTATGTGTCAGTTTGTGTGGAAATATTCACAGCACGTACcaatttgctttgctttcagcGAGTGCTTTGCACATCGGCTGCTGGAGGAGTTCAGAAGGATAATTAAGTAGAAAAATTCCATCTCTGCCCTGCATGTTCAGTGGCTTTTCAGGCATTTGAGACCACGTTGGTGTTTTGGATATTGTGTCCTGGAATTTGTTAAACAACAGGTTAGGCTGAAGCACTTTACAAATGATGGTTAACTGAGGATTAATTACCTGATGTCATGTCACTAAGTTCATGTCAATTCTTAACTGTAGAATGGCAGGTTCCTGCATGTGCCCACAACAATATCCTTCTAAAATGAGGAGCATTTCCATTTTTGTGAACTTTGATAGATCCATGGAAaagtttgggttgaaagggaccttgaATATCATCTAGGTCCAACCTCCCTCAAAGGGACATGGATGCTTTCCaatagaccaggctgctcccagccccatgcagcctggccttgagctcTGTTTTGCAATAGTGGGAAAACTTTCTGCTTTTCATAATACTTCTGTGCCTTGGACGCTGATTACTTCAAACAAAGATATCAGTAAGGCCACCCTTTCACTTTATCACAGCTGCTAACTAATGAACTTGTGAAATATTATTTGGATCAAAATTTGACTGCaaacttttaaagtaaaattatttattactttTAGTCTTTTAATCCTAGaaagaaatttgatttttagACTTAATATTTAAAGTGGTATATGTATATGGTGTCAATTTATGTTTTAGCAATGGTGCACAAGTAGCTCAATGACAAAGCTGAAAAAGTCTCCAAACAAACCTCCCCTGTTTATGGAGCTTGTTTTGGAAGGTGTTGACAACTTTACCACATCCTAGGCTTGCTTCTAAAGTAATTACAGTAAAAAATACAGTTTGTGAAGATTTGCTTCATCTGTTGTCTCAATTTTAGGTTGGAATAACGAAAGCAATGAAGTTCACTTCAAGTTCTACAAGTGGTTAATGTAAAAATACTTAATCCAAAAACTAAACGGAACTGAAGCATCAATATGATGAATAAAGAAGGAATGAAGGAATAGCTAATACTGGCGTGCTTTGCGTGCCTTTGCTTCTGCAGCTATTGTTTGCATTCCATTGCTCATTGAAAGTGCTGCTGTCAGGCTTGCAGACAAAGCAGCTGAGTTCTGTGGAGAGTAGGAAGCAAATTTTCCCATAAGGACTAATGCCTACATTAATGCGCAGAAATCTTTGGAGGCTTCTGTACAGAAATTTAAATACAGAGGGGTATGGAGATTGAAAACATGACTTAAAATTTTCAGTCCAAGTGTTCTTGTTACCACTTTGACACTTAACACAAATGTATGTATAGATTAATCCTGAATATATGATGGAAAAAGGGGCTAAGGATGACATGGTTGGTCAAATCAAGCATTTGAGATCCCTTAGAATGGTTACACATTGCAGAAACCCAGGGTCTCTTCCACTTGATACTGGCTATCTTGCACAGGTGACAAAAGATAATACATCAGCTCATATGAAATAAATTGCTTTGATAGCAGTTTTCCAGATGAATAACTGCACTTCTCAGGTGTCATCCTTCATGGACAGTGCTTATGTTTAGATCTTCCTTGCCTTCTGTCTAGCTCTTTTTTCAAAAGCAGCTGCGCATCCCTGAGTGTTATTGTTAAACCTTTAAAACAGCAATGGCTCCAATGGGAATAAAAAGCAGGTAGAGTTCAAGTGTCTTGAACTACATAGTGTCTTGCCTGGTGTGttttaaatgtgctttttctctatttctaaGTTATTTTCATCCTTACTCTTGGTAGCAGCCCAGGCTTTAGTGTCAAGTCCTTCACACTAATACAGGTAGATCAGTATTTAACAATCTACTAAAGCTTGTGCATGTCCAGTGTAAGaagaatatttcagaaatacCTTTCTAATGTTGACTTTTATCATTTGCTTACCAATAATGTCTCTTCTACAAAGGATTCCTAAGTACTCTGTGCTTTACAAGAGCAGCATATGCTCAGACAGTGCAGGAAAAGGCTGATTTGATCCAGGACTCTGATCCCAAACACACCCTAACTAACCACATTCGTTTCTGCTGTTAGCTGGTGTGCAATGTAGACATGAGGCCGTGGGAGTGAACAGGTGACTGTCATCTGTCTCATGTGGCCCTTGCAGGAGCAGTTGTGTTGCTCAGCCGGGTGCCCTGTTCCGAGAGACACGGCTGAAGGCCACTGCtgaaggggctgggagggaggaaacGCTGCAGGTGTCAGCTGCCTGTAGAGGACAGGCAGGCTAGAGTGTAAGCTGGGGAAGGCACAATTAGTTTCTCAAGCCCCTACCAaaagcagaggggctgtgcacTGCTGCTTTCAGATCCTTCAGAGTCTCCTGAGATAGACCTTTTCCTGTGAAGCCTTTCCATGCTTCCAACTTTCCCTTTGAAGCTGTTAGTCCTGGCTAGCCAGTGCCAGGTTGCCAACTTCTTCCATTATCTCAAAGTGCATCTGGCTGACCACACCCTCTCATTCATGCTGCGCTGCTGTGTGTGTTGATGTTCTAGAATGAGTCTGCagattttaaatacagaaaatggagaaaatggagGAAGCCTTAAGGATGATTTAACAGCGGAAGACTGCGACTTTTTCTTTGCGCCGCCGGAACCCACAGGGAGACCTTCTATTCTCCGCCTGTCCCAGAAAGAAAACTTGCCGCCAAAAAGTGGGGGAAAAGCGATGAAGGTAAACTTCTGGTTCTGTATTATTTCTATTCTTTCTCCTTCTATGATAGTTGCCACTGAATGCATGTGCTGTTTGGTACTTGAGAAGTACTGCGctcatgtttttcctttttctttcccccccacCCCTTTCTTAAAGGTAACCTTTCAAACTCCTCAAAGAGATCCTCACACTAGAAAAATCCTGAGTCCTGCTATGACAGACAAACTTCAGACTGCTTTTGTACTTGACGACTGCCGTGAAGATGCGGCAGATGATGTTTTATTTGCACCCTCTGATGCTGAGTGAGTAGTGTGTTACCCTTACGGGGCATGCTCGAGTTAACTTTCCCTAATGTAGTCCTGTATAGTTAAAGTATAATATTCTATAACAAGATGTAAACTTTGCAAGAGGAGCAAAATTAATATTGGCAAATGCATGAACTTTTCCAAAGATAACTGTCATTACTTTTAAGAAAATTTTATCTTGAGTGTAATATTAATTATTGAACTTTATTCCTAACTCCTCTGTAACTGATTTCATTAAGGTAACTAATGGTATGGATAAATAGCTTGAGAAGAGATACTGTAAGAAACAGTTTTGTATTCTCTACTTGATGTAAGGTTTCTGTGTGAGAATGGAACTATTCTGAAGCTAAGCCTTAAAATATCTTATCTTGTATGTGAAGTACTGTTGTATCTTGAGGACTAAAATCTAAAGAGATAAATCTTCTGAAGGGTTAGATTGATTTGACACCTTGAGCCAGGGGATATTAAGATTTTCTTTAATCTAGCAGCACAAAGTGAATATACCATCAGTCACAAGTGTAAACATGTTTATGTGCCTTTTATAGTCTAGCAGCCTGAGTCTCAAAGTGGCTCATAGTAGCTGTTTGTAGAAGAGCATAAAATCTGTAATGTTTCAATTTGGGGGTGTCATGACAATATTAAATGCAAATTTTGTTACTGCCTTTTAGCCCCCCTTTAAACTAGTATACACATGTGTAATTCTCACCAGCAAGAAGTTTCAGGTCTTAATTTTGCCTTCTCCAAGCAAATACacctttttatttgtttttaactACCCAGCACTTTTGTTTGATCCCTGTTTTTGTTGTTGGAAGGGGGAGAAAGGCAAAAAGGTGGCAACACTTTAATGTTTAAGTGTCTTTGCTTCAACTGTTTATTTCCATGTACAGTCTAGTTCAGAAGGCTATTTCTGAACTAATCACCACAACTAAATAATGCTATGGTATTTATGCCCCAAATTCATTGCTTGCACAAATAAGTAAAGACTTAGTACTTATGAAGTTCAAGTGAGTTTAAAAGATCAGCACTGAATTGTTTTAGTTAGGGCACGATTGTATGAATGCACTGCTTGTGCTGAACGTGTCTAGTTTTAAAATGTGGGGATTTGTTTGTAACAAATCGGTGAAAAGGCTCCGTGTTGCTGAACGGGGTCACTTTGGACTGGTCACAAGCGACTGACGCTCCGAGCAGGTGTCTCGCTCCTGCCTGGCATTTATTAGGTTAAACGCTGAAGGAAAGTGGGAGGGACCTGAGTAGCCgcagcctggggctgagctATTGCCGGGAAGAGGTGCTCAAACCGGGTGAGAACAACTTCTTCAGCTCTTATCTCCCGCCTCTGCTTTCGAGTTTAGCAAAGTGGAGTTTCTAGTGAGTGCCTTTTAATCATGTTCTGTTCTGCAGCAGATAAGGATggcatataaaaataataactttaTGGAGGGACAAAACAATGGGAGGAAATCCTCTTTCAGGAAGTAATGACTTAACTCTCTGTAGTCTGAGGCTAAGCTTTCAGAAGTTGTGTGGAGTTTGGGGAAATAAAGTGGGCAGCAGTAACTGGTAGAATATTTAGCAATAGTGAGTACATAAACACTTTAACCTGTATCTTGCACTAGAAAATCTTGCACGGTCTCTTACTGGAGAAGTGTTTTCTTGTGTATTGCTCTGCTCTTCACATCTGCTGTTGTACAGAATTTAGAGTGCCTGAAGTTCAGGGTCTGGTTTTGTATGTAGGTCCTCCAAAATCAAATGGTGGTGCATGTTTTCGGGGGGGAAATACTTCCCAGAATGTCCAGACAGAGTAATGACTAGTGTGGGAGGACCTGAATCATGACTTTGTTTGGTCCCAGACTTGAGTCTGTCATGACTCAGATGAATCTGCATGAAGATGGTACCACAAgttgtgtttgtgtttgagcTGCTGACTGTCAATAACTCCTCCTAAGCAGTGAGTGTTTCACTGCCTAGTGAAAGGGCAGTGTCCAAATGGCAATGTCCAAATGCTGTGCTGAGTACAGCAGTGTCCAGGGATGACTGGCATAAGGAATCAAGGCTCTGTAGAGCAGGTAGCTTAAGAGCACTGGTTAACTTCAGGGGTTGATCTCCCTATGCTTCATAAGTATCAGAGCTCTTAAGCCTTGGATGTTTAGGTGACAACTgaatttttgctgttttattttgctgtcaGCTGtcatattgaaaaaaaaaaaaaaaaaaaaaaaaccacaaaaaaaccccaaaaaccaaactgaTTACTCTGACCATGCAAATCTACTTGTGCAaatttttctaatttcaaaCTATGCCTGCAAAGtaactgtctttttttttaatgcagcacATGTCAACAAAAGCCTGAAGCTGAAACAAGCAATACACAAATGCCAGAGAAGGTCAGCGTGGCTGCTTACCCAGATGATGAGATGCCAGTGAAGAGTCGAGGTTCCTACAGTCTTGATTTTGATAACTTAAACGACATCAATCCTTTTCAAGGTTCAGTACAGTTGCCTCATTCTCCTGGAAATCTGCAAAAGTCTCCTGTAAAAGTATCCAACAGCTCTGAGAAAACCATTGAAAAAAGTAATGATTCTCTTCTGTGGGATGATGCAGCTCCTTTTGCTTCAACCACAGCAAGTACAGAGTGTTTAAGTGAAGACAAAGCTCTCATCTCTGAAAAAGAATCTGCACTGAGTGAGCTGGAGTCTAACAAATCCAAGGTGTCACCTAAGCAAGTAGTTGGTGACTCTGAGCAGGGTGTGAAGTCTGCTTCCACAGATGCAAGCCAAGCTGATAATTCAGTGGTATTAGCAGAGGTACCTACACCTGCTGTGCAGTCACCTGGCAGCTTAGGGCCCAGTAGTTCTGATGTGAGCAACTCTCTTAAAACTGGGGAATCAAAACTTCAGAATGTTTCAGTAGCAGAACAAGCCTCTGCACAAGCATCAAAGCCTGATGAAGAGCTGAGTGTCTCCAAAGAGAAACCTGCAGAAAATCCTGATGTCACCAAGGCTGGACCAGTAAAACTGGAATTTGACTTTGATAATGCCACTGCTAGAAAACCACCTCCTAAGAAACTAGGTAAAAGACCTGGAATTAAGCCACCTTCCAAAAAAATTCCTattaccaaaacaaaaccagataaCATTGAAGAGCAAAATAAAAGTAATGTGGAGGATGAAATCCCTGTTCCTAAAGCATCTTATCAGTTTGACTGGGACAAGCTTGATGATCCAAACTTTAATCCATTTGGAGGAGGCTCTAAAATTTCCACCTCACCCAAGCGTTCTAAACCCAGCCCTCAGAAAGTTCGCCTGCCGGAGGAACAGGAGAGTGCCTTACCAAGAAGGGAACCTCTTCCAGTGGAGCAGGATAACAGGCCAAGTACCTGTGAGACTCCTGAGAAAGAAGAACCCAAAAATCTGTAAGTGAATCTGTGGCTGAATGCAGGAGCACCTTGAATTCATGTGAGCAAAGTTAGATAGTATCTAAAATGAGTCCATTCCTGCTTCTTAGACAGTGTCcctcccaggctggcacagtCTGTTGTAATCTGTAACACAATTAATGTTGCAACAGGGAAGATCATAACTGGGGAAGGGAACTCCTGAGATGACTATCTTTTGGCAAAAGGTGTTCTTAAGTCTGGAGAATGGGAGAGAACAGGCTTAGGTGGAAAGAGCATTGTTCAAGAAGTGCTTTCCCCACTTCTCCAAGATTAAAGTGTGGAGAATCAGACTGCTACTGTCTTTAAATAAAACAGGGAAGtaagcagcagtgctgtgcatgGTGCAGCATGGGAAGGGATCAGGCAGTTTTGTTCTCTGCTGAACTCTGCTGTTTCTTCCTTGCATGTTCTTTGTATCTAAATGCTATCTCTAGTAAAAAGACCTGGCTCTGAAGCTGCATTTTTCTTGGCAGCACACAGACTTCTTACTTGGTGATGGAATATGTTGTTACCTTTCCTAGAAAGTCTAGTTATTAATGTTGCTATAGACAGTCAGGTGCTTGCCAGAACTAGACTGGCACAAATTGTTCATTTGACAGAAGTGTTTGCACTCTTGCTCCCTGTGTAACGTGATCAGTTAGTGTTTACCAAGGTGAAAAGTTTACTTACTGCTGACAGCACCAGTGGAGCATTGGACTTCCCTAATGAAGTTCAAACCAATAATCACAACTTTGCCatggagaggggagcagggtgCTTGTAATTCTGTTCTTAATTAAACAAAGAGCCTATCTTTAACTTAAAAAAAGCAATGAGCctaacaaatgaaaataaaaataagagagCAGTGTTAAGTGAATAGAAATAAATGATGCTGCTgtgactttctgcttcccaggagaCATTACCTCTCATGGTGGGAGAGCTTTCTGTCACCTAAGTTGTCACCAGGCAAGACAGTAAATTTACATCCCCACCATCTTTAAAGTTTCCTGTGCTGTTGCAGTAGAATCTCTCAAAGAAGCTGCCTTTGTTCAGTTCATCTGATAATACAGAATTTGAACTGTGTGATGTAAATactgatattttttattttgtttgtttgttttcttta
This sequence is a window from Melospiza georgiana isolate bMelGeo1 chromosome 5, bMelGeo1.pri, whole genome shotgun sequence. Protein-coding genes within it:
- the TMEM129 gene encoding E3 ubiquitin-protein ligase TM129 — encoded protein: MESPAVTFTLAYLVFAVCFVFPPDEVRSAGLTVQSLLSAWLGSEDAAFVQYHLRRSTGTLLAHSLLPLGYYLGMCFAAPEKHLCFFYLASKEWKTFFFFAVLLPAITSALAYYWSRKGWNNHPLARTLAVHALPQSGWRAVASSINTEFRRIDKFATGAPGARVIVTDTWVIKVTTYCLHVAQQQDIHLTVTDSRQHELTPDSNVPVQFLTIRVASVNPYVKAFDIRLNSTEYGELREKLRAPIINAANVVIHQSLSDLFLETFTSLVEINQTYHVPSTQELEPCIGCMQTIANIKLIKNCQEPNEGECQQCYCRPMWCLTCMGKWFASRQDQQHPETWLSSQVPCPTCRAKFCILDVCLIR
- the TACC3 gene encoding transforming acidic coiled-coil-containing protein 3; this encodes MSLQILNTENGENGGSLKDDLTAEDCDFFFAPPEPTGRPSILRLSQKENLPPKSGGKAMKVTFQTPQRDPHTRKILSPAMTDKLQTAFVLDDCREDAADDVLFAPSDADTCQQKPEAETSNTQMPEKVSVAAYPDDEMPVKSRGSYSLDFDNLNDINPFQGSVQLPHSPGNLQKSPVKVSNSSEKTIEKSNDSLLWDDAAPFASTTASTECLSEDKALISEKESALSELESNKSKVSPKQVVGDSEQGVKSASTDASQADNSVVLAEVPTPAVQSPGSLGPSSSDVSNSLKTGESKLQNVSVAEQASAQASKPDEELSVSKEKPAENPDVTKAGPVKLEFDFDNATARKPPPKKLGKRPGIKPPSKKIPITKTKPDNIEEQNKSNVEDEIPVPKASYQFDWDKLDDPNFNPFGGGSKISTSPKRSKPSPQKVRLPEEQESALPRREPLPVEQDNRPSTCETPEKEEPKNLEIVEQSVVQDVTKVQDEKPGGQAETEFPGKREVEKQMSPSKRSPAKVASSQDNLVSTDSGKKSISAEEIKPSSPGIEGTADETAGAEPEELFRPSSEVFGMGIDYLEQFGSSSFKESALRKQSLYLKFDPLLRDSPRKPVYGTIELSESIITAPSQPGPVVDLSAVPEEAGKPLVSLESEEKPKGLDLLGTFTTSADPLIPDSLSSDVPPVPFATSTNTAVDAIIDVLKYSQKDMDAAVELVKREVQEKELEIEKWNQKYNKLHTEYKEMGKIVAEFEQTITQIMEDAQKQKEASRKEIQKLMEEKQQAISDLNSMEKSFSEIFKRLEKQKEVLEGYHKNEEVLKKCAEDYLARIKKEEQRYQALKAHAEEKLQQANEEIAQVRSKAKSETAALQATLRKEQMRIQSLERSLEQKTKENDELTKICDDLILKIEKN